The genome window GGTAGGGAAAAGGGTGGGCTCGAGCGCCCGGTTTCAGCGCTTCTGAGGGGTGCCTCGAGTGGGTTACTCATACCGAATCCTGGGGTCTATGAGCGAGTAGAGCAAGTCCACCAAAAGGTTGACCAGCACCGCCGCGCTGGCTACAAACAGCACCGTGCCCTGCACCACCGGGTAGTCGCGCAGGTTGATGCCCTCGAGGGCAAAGCGCCCCACGCCGGGCAGGCTGAAGACCTGCTCGATGATCACGGCCCCGCCCAGCAGCGAGCCGAACTGGATGCCAATTACCGTGACCACCGGAATCAGGGCGTTGCGCAGGGCATGGTGGAAGATCACCACCCGCTCGGCCAGCCCTTTGGCCCGCGCGGTGCGGATGTAGTCGCGCGAGAGCACCTCGAGCATCGAGCTGCGCAGAATCCGGGTCACCGCCCCGGCCAGAATCAGGCCCAGCGAGAGGGCCGGCAGCAGCATGTGCCGGAGGTTTTCCAGGGGGTTTTCGGCCAGGGGCACAAACCCGGCGGGGGGCAGCCAGCCCAGGGCCAGGGCAAAGAGCAAAATGAGCAGCAAAGCCAGAAAGAACCCCGGCACCGAAAGGCCCAGAATGGCAAAGAGCGAGGCGAAATAATCCACAAACCCGCCCCGCCGGATGGCCGCCAGCACCCCCAGCGGCACGGCAATCAGCAGGGCGGTTAAAAGGCCCATCAGGGTGAGCTGGAGGGTGACCGGAAAGCGCAGGGCCAGATCCTGGGCCACCTCGCGCCCGGTGCGCAGGCTGCTGCCAAAATCGCCCTGGAGTACGGCCCCCAGCCACTGCCCAAACTGCACGTGCAGCGGCAGGTCGAGCCCGAACAGGCGGCGCAGCTCGGCCATGCGCTCGGGGCTGACGTTGGCCTCGAGGCCTACCAGGCTGGTGACCACATCACCCGGCACGGCCCGCATGAGCAAAAAGGTGATGACCGCCACGCCCAGCAGGGTGGGGATGGCGGCGAGCAGACGGTTCACGACGTAGCCGACCATAACGAGTAGCCAGAGTATATCGCCTTGCATGGGTTTTGCGCCCCAGACCGAAGCAAATAACCCTGGCCCGTGTCCTGGGTTTGCTAATGTTTAGTCAGAAAGGACTTCCATGCGAAACTATCTCACCCTGCTTTTCGTCGCCCTCTGCTTTTTGCTAGGCTGGCAGGTTCAGGCCCAGGCCAGCTTCTACAGCCGCTCCATCAGCCTCGAGCGCACCCGCCTGCAAGGCGAAGACGTGTACAGCGTGCAGAGCTTTTTGCTCAATGCCGGCTATCCCGAGGTAGGCGAACTCGACCGTATCTACGGCCCCCGCACCTGGCAGGCGGTAATCAACTTCCAGGAGGTTGAAGGGGTGCAGGGCGACCCCAAAGGCACGGTGGGGCCTAACACCTGGGTGGCCATGTTCTATAGCGGCAGCCCCAAAGCCCCCCTGTTCTCGCGCCCTTTGCAACTGCAAAACCCCCGCCTGCAAGGAGCCCTGGTGCGCAGCCTGCAACAGCGCTTGCTCGAGCTCGGCTACCGCGAGGTGGGCGCGGCCGACGGCGTTTTTGGCCCCAAGACCCAGGCTGCGGTGGTGGCCTTTCAGCGCCAGCTTGCAAGTGCCAGTGGAATAAAAGTGCGCACGGATGGCGTGGTGGACGGGGTAACCTGGGCTAACCTATTCAGCGACTTTGCCCCGGAGAAGAAGTAACTTATGCCCCGCTGGATATTCTGGCTCTGCCTGCTGGGCCTGGCCCTGGCCCAACCCCAGTGGACGACCTACTGCAATGCCCGCTTCGGCTTTTGCCTGCAACGCCCGGCCTTCATGACCCCCGAGCCACCCCCGCAAAACGGCGACGGGCAGGCTTTTCGCCGGGGTGCGGCCCGCCTGGTAGTTTCGGGCGCGCTGGATGCCTATGTCTTTACGCTGGAGGAGCAGTTCCAGCAGGCCCAGCAGAACCTGCGCGTGAGCTATAAGGTGCTGAAGCCCACCTATTATGCCGTCTCGGGCCTTAGGGGCAACCGCGTGGTCTACGAGTATAAAAGGCTCGAGAACGGGGTGTTTTATACCCTGTACCTCGAGTACCCCACCGCCGAAAAAAACACCTACGACCCCCTCATCAAACCCATGCTGGACTCCTTCCGCATCCGGAGATAAGCGTGAAAAGATGCGTTGTGCTGGCCCTTCTGCTCTCCACCGCTTTGGCCCAGAGCTATTTTGAGCTGGGCGGCTTCCAGACCCCTTCGGGCAACATCCACTGCGTAGCTTATGTAGACCGCCTCACCCAGGAAGCAGGCCTGCGCTGCGACCTGCTCAAAAACCAGGCCCGCCCCCCGGCCAAGCCCAAAGACTGCGAGCTGGACTGGGGCAACGCCTTTGGCCTGGGCGAGCGGGGCAAAGCCCAGCGGCTCTGCGTGGGCGATACCGTGGCCGACCCCCGGCTGCCCGTGCTGGCCTACGGCAAGGTTTGGAGCGAGGGCGGTTTCCGCTGCGAGGTGTCCCCGGCCCGGCTGCGTTGTACCAACCGGGATAAGCGCGGCTTCGAGCTGGCTCGAGCGGCCCAGAAGCTGTTTTGATGCCCCAGCGACACTAGCTGGCTGGGGGTTTTTAGCCTGCTATGTCCCTCGGCATATAATTTTGAAAAGACTCGATCTAGGCCTATGGAACCCACACTTGAAGCTGCTCAGGCCGTACTCCGTTCGCAACCGTTTAGTCTACTGCTCAACGCGCAGATCACATCGTTCGGGCCCGGTTCTGTTGAGCTACGTATACCAATAACCGATCCGTTGAAGCAGCAACACGGCTTTGTTCACGGTGGGGTGATCTCGTATGCCGCCGACAACGCCCTTACCTTTGCTGGAGGTACGGCGCTGGGCCCGGCGGTGGTCACCTCCGAGTACAAAATCAACTACATCCGTCCGGCCAAAGGCCAGGCGCTGGTGGCCCGCGCCAACGTGGTGCACGCGGGCAAAAGCCAGGCGGTTTGCCAGTGCCAGGTGTTTGTGGTTGTAGATGATAGAGAAATTCTGTGTGCGCTGGCTCAGGGAACCATCGTTTCTATGAGCCAGCCAAAGTGAGGCAGGGCTTAGATATGAGCCTACAAGACCGCTTCCGTGGCTGCCTCCTGGGCCTTGCGGTTGGCGATGCGGTGGGGGCGGCGGTGGAGTTTCGCCCTCGAGGTAGCTTCGAGCCGCTCACCGATATGGTGGGTGGGGGCCCCTTCCATCTCCTTCCCGGCCAGTGGACCGACGACACCTCGATGGCGCTGTGCCTGGCTACCAGCCTGAAGGAGCGCGGCGGGTTCGATGCCCTCGACCAGATGAACCGGTACTGCCTGTGGCAGGAAACCGGCTACCTGAGCAGCACGGGAAGCTGTTTTGATATCGGTACAACCGTCCGTA of Meiothermus sp. contains these proteins:
- a CDS encoding PaaI family thioesterase, yielding MEPTLEAAQAVLRSQPFSLLLNAQITSFGPGSVELRIPITDPLKQQHGFVHGGVISYAADNALTFAGGTALGPAVVTSEYKINYIRPAKGQALVARANVVHAGKSQAVCQCQVFVVVDDREILCALAQGTIVSMSQPK
- the nikB gene encoding nickel ABC transporter permease — its product is MVGYVVNRLLAAIPTLLGVAVITFLLMRAVPGDVVTSLVGLEANVSPERMAELRRLFGLDLPLHVQFGQWLGAVLQGDFGSSLRTGREVAQDLALRFPVTLQLTLMGLLTALLIAVPLGVLAAIRRGGFVDYFASLFAILGLSVPGFFLALLLILLFALALGWLPPAGFVPLAENPLENLRHMLLPALSLGLILAGAVTRILRSSMLEVLSRDYIRTARAKGLAERVVIFHHALRNALIPVVTVIGIQFGSLLGGAVIIEQVFSLPGVGRFALEGINLRDYPVVQGTVLFVASAAVLVNLLVDLLYSLIDPRIRYE
- a CDS encoding peptidoglycan-binding protein, whose protein sequence is MRNYLTLLFVALCFLLGWQVQAQASFYSRSISLERTRLQGEDVYSVQSFLLNAGYPEVGELDRIYGPRTWQAVINFQEVEGVQGDPKGTVGPNTWVAMFYSGSPKAPLFSRPLQLQNPRLQGALVRSLQQRLLELGYREVGAADGVFGPKTQAAVVAFQRQLASASGIKVRTDGVVDGVTWANLFSDFAPEKK
- a CDS encoding DUF6636 domain-containing protein, which codes for MKRCVVLALLLSTALAQSYFELGGFQTPSGNIHCVAYVDRLTQEAGLRCDLLKNQARPPAKPKDCELDWGNAFGLGERGKAQRLCVGDTVADPRLPVLAYGKVWSEGGFRCEVSPARLRCTNRDKRGFELARAAQKLF